One genomic window of Saccopteryx bilineata isolate mSacBil1 chromosome 4, mSacBil1_pri_phased_curated, whole genome shotgun sequence includes the following:
- the LOC136334686 gene encoding mast cell protease 3-like: MQLLLLLMAFLLAPQVEAGKIIGGYEVDAHSRPYMAFLQDRRGKNTSSCGGFLVRKDFVLTAAHCLGSNITVTLGAHNIKDKEDSQQVIKVKKAIPHPNYDPDTKANDIMLLQLEKEAKLTDAVSILSLPKERVMMKPGMVCKVAGWGRLDQNTKTNKLHEAELEIQKDELCISRYECQYDRCKQMCVGNPNKIQSTSLGDSGGPLVCGKLAQGIVSFGKKSKKPPSVDTRISGFLSWINKTMTTFQLQRPD; this comes from the exons ATGCAGCTACTCCTGCTCCTGATGGCCTTTCTTCTGGCCCCCCAGGTGGAGGCAG GGAAAATCATCGGGGGGTATGAGGTTGATGCTCACTCTCGCCCTTACATGGCATTTCTTCAAGACCGGAGGGGAAAAAATACAAGCAGTTGTGGAGGTTTCCTTGTGCGTAAGGACTTTGTGCTGACAGCAGCTCACTGCTTGGGAAG TAATATCACTGTCACCCTGGGGGCCCACAACATCAAGGATAAGGAGGATTCCCAGCAGGTCATCAAAGTGAAGAAGGCCATCCCCCACCCAAACTATGATCCTGATACTAAAGCCAATGACATCATGCTATTGCAG CTGGAGAAAGAGGCAAAACTCACTGATGCTGTGAGCATCCTCAGTCTGCCCAAGGAAAGGGTGATGATGAAGCCAGGGATGGTTTGCAAGGTGGCCGGATGGGGGCGCCTCGACCAGAACACCAAAACAAATAAACTGCACGAGGCAGAGCTGGAAATCCAAAAGGATGAGCTGTGCATCTCTCGCTATGAATGCCAATATGATAGGTGCAAACAAATGTGTGTGGGGAATCCAAACAAGATTCAGTCTACTTCTTTG GGAGACTCCGGGGGCCCCCTCGTGTGTGGCAAACTGGCCCAGGGCATTGTCTCCTTtggaaaaaagagtaagaaaccTCCAAGTGTGGACACTAGGATCTCCGGCTTTCTTTCCtggataaataaaacaatgacaactTTCCAACTGCAGAGACCAGACTGA